The Rhodococcus rhodochrous DNA window CAGGTGACGCAGCGCGACGAAACGCTTCACCGGTTCGAGTTCGATGCGCAGGCGCGTGGCGTACCCGAGCGAACCGTACGAGTTGGGGAAGCCGTGGAACAGGTCGGCGTGCTCACCCTCGGGACGGGCCGTGACGATCTCGCCGGACCCGGTGAGGATGTCCATCTCGAGCACCGACTCGTGGGGGAGACCGTTGCGGAAGGACGTGGACTCGATGCCGAGCCCGGTGACGGCGCCGCCGAGTGTGATCGTCTTCAGCTGCGGGACGACCAACGGTGCGAGGCCGTAGGGCAGGGTCGCGTCGACGAGGTCCTCGTAGGTGCACATGCCGGCGACGTCGGCGGTGCGGGCCTGCGGGTCGACGGAGATGACACCGCCGAGACCGGAGACGTCGAGCCCCGGCGCGTTCACCGCGGCGCGGGCTCGGAAGAGGTTCGACGTCTTCTTCGCGAGTCGCACGGGCGCGTCGGCCGGAATCGCGCTGTACGAGCGCAGCAGACGATCTACACCCTGGCGGTGTACCGCCTCCCCGTACGGGACCTTCACACCTGACGATCTCGGCATCTGCATTCGACTCCTTCGGAGCGGCGCATCAGTAGGCACGTCCACAATAGACCCGGCGGTCGCATCCGTCCCGGAACGCGCAGGGCAGGATGGATGCTGTCGTCACAGGCACATTCGAGCCCGCATCAGCAGGGAAGAAGCAGAAGGAGTCGTTCATGGCACAGGTCAGCGCAAGCAGTTCGATCCAGTTGGCGGCAGCTCCCGAGGCGGTGCTCACCGCCCTGGCCGACTACGAGACCGTGCGCCCGCGCATCCTCACCGAGCACTACCGCGACTACCGCGTGATCTCCGGCGGCCGCGGCGACGGCACCGTCGTGCACTGGATCCTCCAGGCCACGGAGAAGCGTCAGCGCGACGTGCAGGCCACCGTGTCGGTGAAGGGCAGTACCGTCACGGAGACGGATGCCAACTCCTCGCTCGTGACGACCTACAGCGTCGTGCCGAACGGGACGGGTTCGACGGTCGTGGTGCTCACGCAGTGGCAGGGCGCCGGCGGCGTCAAGGGTTTCTTCGAGAAGACGTTCGCGCCGCTCGGCCTGAAGAAGATCCAGCAGCAGGTGCTCGAGAACCTGAAGAAGGAAGTCGACTGAGCCCGGTTCCGTCGACCTCGGCGTCTGTGCCGACCCCGATGCGCGGCGACTAGGCTGGCATCACAAACGTGCAGAAAGGACGTGCCGTGCAACCCGGTGGTGGAATGCCCGACATGCAGCAACTCCTCGCTCAGGCCCAGCAGATGCAGCAGCAGCTCGTCGCTGCGCAGAACGAGATGGCGCAGGCAGAGGTCACCGGCCAGGCCGGCGGTGGCCTCGTGACGGCGACGGTGAAGGGCACGGGCGAGGTCGTGTCCGTGAAGATCGATCCGAAGGTCGTCGACCCCGAGGACGTCGAGACCCTGCAGGATCTCGTGGTCGGTGCGATCGCCGACGCCTCGGCGAAGGCTCAGGAGATCGCGGCCGAGAAGCTCGGTCCGCTCGCGGGTGGGCTCGGCGGCGGAATCCCCGGCCTGCCCGGTTTCTAGAGGTCGGCGTTGTACGAAGGACCGGTACAGGACCTCATCGACGAGCTGGGCAAACTTCCGGGCGTCGGCCCGAAGAGTGCCCAGCGCATCGCGTTCCACCTGCTCTCGGTCGAGCCGCCCGAGATCGACCGCCTGCAGGCGGCGCTGCAGCGGATTCGCGACGGCGTGCAGTTCTGCGAGGTCTGCGGAACGGTCTCCGACCAGCAGCGTTGCCGCATCTGCTCCGATCCTCGCCGCGACCGCACAGTGATCTGCGTGGTCGAGGAACCGAAGGACGTGCAGGCGATCGAACGCACCCGTGAGTTCCGGGGGCGCTATCACGTCCTCGGTGGTGCGCTCGACCCGCTCAACGGCGTCGGCCCCGACCAGCTGCACATCCGCGAACTGCTCACCCGCATCGGCAATCAGGAGGACGGCGTCGACGTCTCCGAGGTGATCATCGCGACCGACCCCAACACGGAGGGCGAGGCGACGGCCACCTATCTGGTGCGCATGCTGCGCGACTTCCCGGGGCTGAGCGTCACCCGTCTGGCCTCGGGTCTGCCGATGGGTGGCGATCTCGAGTTCGCCGACGAGCTGACGCTCGGACGGGCGTTGTCGGGGAGGCGGGCGATGTGACCGTGCGCAGCACGGAGGCATCGCACCGGGGTGAGCCGGAGAAGCGTCGCCGGACTTCCGACGAGACCAGGAAGTTGATCATCGACGCTGCGGGGAAGGCGTTCGCGACGCGCCCCTACCGCGACATCACGCTCAAGGACATCGCGGAGGAAGCGGGAGTCAGCGCACCGCTGATCATCAAGTACTTCGGCTCGAAGGAGCAGTTGTACGAGGAGCTCGTCGACTTCCAGTACGGCGCGCAGGTGCTGTTCGACGGACCGCTCGAGAGCCTGGGGGAGCGGATGGTCGCGATGCTCGCCCGCCCGCTCGAGCCCTACAAGCCGTTGTCGATGAACATCCTGTTCATGAGCGGGGGCAGCGAGGAGAGCAACCGCATGCTCCGCGACAACTACTCCGCGCAGATGGTCGACGCGCTCGCCGCGCGGCTACCGGGGCCGGATGCCCGTCTCCGGGCCGAGCTGGCGATGTCGGCGGTGATGGGGTTGGCGATCATGCGGCGCCGCATGATGCAGGAGCGCGCGACCGGCACGGTCGAGGAAGTCGTGGCCATGTACGCGCCGCTGGTCCAGCGGTTGCTCGACGGAGACGGTTCTTAGCAGCACGAATGACCTTGGTCACTCCTCTTGAGGGTAAATAGCCGTTCACCTAATGTGGTGAACGGCTATTTACCTGTTTGTCGAGGAGGGGGTGTCGATGTCGATCTCGCTCCCCCTACGCCTGCACGTGGCGGGTAGGTCCGCCTCCGCGCCGACGCGCTCGGCGTCCGGAACGAAGAAGGCGAGCGGACCGGCGGAGAAGAAGACGCGTAACCTGCGGCATCTCGTCTTCCCGGTTCTCGCGGTCGGTGCCGTCTTCCAGGCCATCATGCAGACCGTCATGGTCCCGCTCCTGCCGAGCATGCCGGGCTTCACCGGCGCCGGACCCACCGCCGTGTCGTGGCTGGTGACGAGCACCCTGCTGGTCGGTGCGGTGATGACGCCCATCTTCGGCCGTCTCGCCGACATGATCGGCAAGAAGCGGATGCTCCTCATCGCGTTCTCGCTCATGACCCTCGGCTCGCTGATCTGCGCGCTGACCTCGGACATCGGACTGCTCATCGTCGCCCGTGGCCTGCAGGGCGCCGGCGCGGCGGTGCTGCCGATCGGCATGGCGATCCTCCGCGAGGTCCTGCCCCGTGAGCACGTGGAGCGCTCGATCGCGATGCTCAGCTCCACCCTCGGCATCGGCACCGCGGTCGGCATCCCGTTCGCGGCCGCCATCGTCCAGTTCGCCGACTGGCACCTGCTCTTCTGGATCACCGCCGCCATCGGCGCCGGTGTCGCCCTCGCGGCGTGGATCGTCATCCCGGAATCGGACACCCGCACCGGCGGTCGCTTCGACGCCGTGGGCGCCGCCGGCCTGTCCGCCGCCCTGGTGTGCCTGCTCGTGCCCATCACCCAGGGCAGCACGTGGGGCTGGACGAGCCCCGCGGTGCTGCTCTCGTTCGCAGCGTCGGTGCTGCTGTTCGTGCTTTGGGGCGTGCAGCAGCTGCGCAACCGCAACCCGCTCGTCGACCTGCGTGTCTCGGCCCACCGTTCCGTCCTCGCGCCGCACCTGTCGGCACTGCTCGTCGGGTTCGCCTTCTACGGCAACACCCTCATCACCACGCAGCTTCTGCAGGCGTCGTCCGAGCACGGAGCCGGATACGACCTGACCATCCTCCAGGCCGCGGCCTGTCAGCTCGCCGCGAGCTTCGCGATGATGATCTTCGCGATCGTGGCCTCCCGGATTACCGAGCGTTTCGGACCCAAGATCACGATCATGACCGGCGCGGTCTTCCTGCTCGCCGGTTACAGCGTCCACGCGGTGCCCGGAAAACCGCTGGGGCTCGTGGTCGCCGCCATCTTCGTCGCGGCCATCGGCACGTCGCTCGTGTACTGCACGCTGCCGGTGCTCCTGCTCGGCGCGGTGCCGCTGTCGCAGAACGCCGCGGCGAACGGCGTCAACGTCCTGCTCCGCACCGTGGGCAGCACCGTCTGCAGCGCGGTCGTCGCCTCGGTGCTCGCGGCCCACACCCTCGCAGGCGGGCTCGGCATCGGCACCGCGGGTTTCGTGATCGCCTATCTCGTGTGCGCCGGCTGCGCCGTGGTCGTCTTCGTCTCGGGCTTCGCGCTCCCGTCGAAGCAGGCCCTGCGGCCGGTCGGGAACTGAGCCCGGCCCGCTCCTGCCGGAACAGTTACGGCCCCGCACCCCGGTGATGAAACCGGAATGCGGGGCCGCCCCTCCTGTCCCCCAGGCCTGGCGGTGCGTCAGTGTTCGACGCCCAGATCGCTCGGACGGTAACCGAGGGGGTAACCCGGATACGTCCGGTTGGTGGCGTTGCCCGCCGACAGCGACACGCGTCTCTTCGGCAGTCGCCGCACGAACGCCGACCGTGCCCGCAGCGCGCCCTCGACGATCTCCGTCAGCTGCGGTGAGCTCTTCGGGAAACCGAACGCCGACGCCATGCGGTCGTCGATCAGCGCGAAGACGACCTTCTCGATGCCCTTGTTCAGCACCTTCGGGTACCACGACTGGAACAGTCGCAGCGTGTAGGTGCCGATGGCGTGGTTGTCGTCGCTGTAGGTGAACTTCTCGCGCTCGTATTCGAGCTTGAACCGGTGGAACTCCTGGAACGACTCCGGGATGTCCTTGATGCCCATCCGGATGCCCACCTGGCGGTAGAAGTAGAACGACGCCAGGCGCTCCTTCGGGTGCAGGCGACGCCACCCGTAGCGGTCGATCCAGTCGAGCGGGTCGTACACGAAGGTCGACAGGACGTACAGCATGTCGTCGTTGTCGATCGAGTACTTGCCGTGCATCCGGTTGATGTTGCGCAGCGACTCGCGTCCCCGCTCGGCGTCGTAGCCGTGCTCGACGAGCTCGGCCATCAGCAGCGCCGTGTCGTCGTACCGCTTCTGCGGCCGCTTCTCGAACTCGCCGGTGCGGGCGAGCAGCTCCGAGATGCTGGGCACGCAGTAGGTGCGGAAGAGGGCGAACTCGAGCGACCGCTGGTAGTCCCACGGGAACTCGTAACCGGCGGTGATCCGCACGATGTCCTGGTGCTGCGTGACCGGGTCGAGCTCCTCGATCACCTTGACCCAGCCCATCCGGCCACGCTTCGGGTGCGGGTCCCTGTTCGGGGGTGGGAACGTACCGGCCTTCTCGATACGTGCCTCGGGCTTCGCGACGACGGCGGCCTTCCGGCTGCGGGTACGCGGGGGAGTGGTCGTCATCGGCTCACCTTCCGTGCATGAACTCGAGCATCGCCTGCGAGATCTTCAGGTCGCGCTCCGGACGCTCGAGGCTCATGAGCTTGAGCGGCGAGCGGAACTTCGCCACCGTGACGGACTTGGGACGGCTGAACTCGCGCAGGCCGTCGGCGCCGTGGATGCGGCCGAAGCCGGACTCGCCGATGCCGCCGAAGGGCAACGAGGCGATGGCGGCGAAGCCGAGCACCGAGTTGACCGACACCATGCCGTTGCGCAGGCGCTCGGCGAGCTGACGGCCCTTCTTCTTGTTGCGCGTGAAGATCGACGCACCGAGACCGTAGTCGGTGCCGTTCGCGCGTTCGACAGCCTCGTCGAGATCGCGGACCTTGTTGACGACGACCGTCGGGCCGAAGGTCTCCTCGCACACCGCGGCCGAGGTCTCGGGCACGTCGGTGAGGATGACGGGCTCGACGATGCGCTCCTGCACCGAATCGAGCCCGCCGAGGACGGCCTTGCCACCGGACTTCAGGGCGTCCTCGATGTGACTGCGCACGATGTCGACCTGGCGCGGAAGCGTCATGGGGCCGTAGGTGGAGTTCTCGTCGCCGCCCGGCTTCGCGCGCCGGACGGTGGCGGTGAGCTTGTCGAGGAACTCGCGGTAGACCGGCTCCTCGACGTAGATGCGCTCGACACCCGCGCAGGTCTGGCCGGCGTTACCGAACGCACCGAAGGCGGCGAACTCGACGGCCTCGTCGATGTTCGCGTCGGCCGCGACGATCATCGCGTCCTTGCCGCCGCATTCGGCGACGAGCGGGGTGAGCGACTCGGCGCACACCGCCATGACCTTGCGGGCGGTGGGGCCGGAGCCGGTGAAGGCGACCTTGTCGACACCCGAACGCACGAGCGTCGAACCCGTCTCACCGAGACCGGTGATCACCTGGAAGACCGGCTGGGTGGGGGCGATCGAGTTCCACTTGTCCTCGAGCCATTTCGCGACACCGGGAGTGAGCTCGCTCGGCTTGAAGACGACGGCGTTGCCGGCGGCCAGCGAGTAGGCGATCGAACCCATCGGGGTGTACACCGGGTAGTTCCAGGGGCCGATCACGCCGATGACACCGAGGGGCTTGTACTCGAGGGTCGCGGCCTGGTTGAAGCTCGCGACGCCCGAGGGCACCTTGCGAGGCTTGAGCACCTTCTTGGCGTTCTTGGCCGCCCAATCGAGGTGCTCGACCGCCAGCATGACTTCGAGGAAGGCGTCGCCGAAGGGCTTGCCGGTCTCCTTCGCCACCACCGATGCGAGCGAGGTCGCGTCGGACGCGATGGCCTTCTTGAACTCGAGGAGCCAGTCGCGGCGGCCGCGGAAGCCCTGCGCCTCCCACCAGCGAGCGGCGACGCGGGCGCGCTCGACGGCCGCGCCCACGGCGGCCTCGTCGGCGATCGGATACTCGGCGATCACCTCGCCGTTCCGGGGGTCGAGGCTGGCGAAGGTGTCGGTGTTCGCTGCCGTGGATGCCTTGTCCGAACTGCTCTTCGCGTTCTTCGGACTGGTGAGGTTCTGGGTCATGTTCGACACTTCCTGGTGGACCACATCACATATATTTGATGTGATAGCTGTAGTGGACATCACATTAGGCGTTCGCGGGCCAATTGGACAACCCCCGTGCGCAGTTGTCCGGATTCCTACAGGAGACACGATGGCGGCACCGACACGTAGCCCCGGGACAGCGGCGGATCACGCTGCGGCATCCCGACGTTCGGAGGGGGCCGTGCGGCGCCGTCCGCAGCTTTCCGACGAGGTGGCCGGCCACCTCCGCGGTTCGATCATGTCCGGCGCGTTGCGTCCGGGCGACTTCATCCGGCTCGACGAGACCGCGGTCGAACTCGGCGTCAGCGTCACCCCCGTCCGGGAGGCGCTGCTGACGCTGCGCGGGGAGGGGATGGTCGAATCCGCCCCGAACCGCGGCTACCGGGTCTCGCCTCTCACGCGCGGCGACATCGACGACATCTTCTGGCTGCAGGGACAGATCGCCGTCGAGCTCGCGCTCCGAGCGGTCGACCGTGCCACGCCGGCCGACCTCGAGCGTCTGGCCGAACTCAACGAGAGGCTGCGCATGCTCGTCGTCATTCCGGAGGGAGTGACACCCGACATCGAGCGGATCGCCGACGCGGAGTTCGACTTCCATCGCGAGCTCAACCGCATCGCCGACAGCCCCAAGCTCGCGTGGTTCCTCAACACCGCCGCGCGCACGATTCCGTACCGCCTCTACGCGCGGGACGCCGAGTGGGGAACGCTCGCCATCCGGTCGCACACGAAGCTGATCGAGGCGATCGCTGCGCAGGACCACAGCGAAGTGATCACGCAGACGCTGGTGCAGTTCGAGGACGCGGCCGCGCGGCTGGTCGCCCACCGTGAGCGAGCGGGTGTCGATTCGCCTTCCGGATAGGCACTTGCCTATCTGAGTACGGGTGTGCACAATTTGTATGACAGTGCTGCACCCGTACTTTCACCATCAGGAGACCTCCGATGACGACCCACGCCGAAGAGCGCGTCCCCGCCGTCACCACCGACGAACCGGAGGCGATCCCCGCTCCGCTTCCGGCGGGCTCGGTCGAACTGGCCGACTTCGTCGGTGAGTCGATGCTTCTGCTCGGAGCCGGTGCGACGGTCCTCCTGCAGCTGGCATCGCGCGGTGTCGGGTACGGCGTCGCCGATCACAGCTCCACCCTGCAGCGGCCGCTCGACCGGCTGCGCACCACGATGACCTACGTCTACGCGGTCACGCTCGGTACTCCCGAGGAGAAGAAGCAGATCGTCCGGATGGTCAACAAGGCGCACGTCCCGGTGCGTTCGGAGACCTACAACGCCTTCGATCCCGAACTCCAGTTGTGGGTCGCGGCAACGCTGTACCGCAACGGTGTCGACATGTACCGGCGGATGTTCGGGCCTCTCACCGATGCCGACATCGAACGCATCTACCGCCAGTCCGCGGTCTACGGCACGGCTCTGCAGGTCAAGGACGACATGTGGCCGAAGACGCGGGAGGAATTCGACAGGTACTGGGACGAGATGATCGCGACCTTCGAGGTCGACCGGAAGGTGCGTTCCTTCACCCGCAATCTCCTCACCGGCGGCGACGCCCCGCTTCCCGTTCGCGCCCTCATGCCGCTGCAGCGCTTCATGACGATCGGCCTTCTCCCGCAACGCATGCGCGACGAATTCGCGCTGCCGTGGAGCCCGCGCGACCAGCGGCGCTTCGACCTGTTCTGGAAGGTGGTCCCGCCGATCTACCGCGCGGTGCCCAGGCCGATCCGCCAGCTGTCGGCCACCTACTACCTCAACGACATGCGCCGCCGGATGAAGGCGCACGGACACGTCATCTGAGTTCTCCAGCGAGAACGCCGAGTGGCCGGACGTACGTCCGGCCACTCGGCGTTTCCCGTCCGACGATCACACGGCGCTGTCGCGTTCGAGACCGAACCAGTAGTGCTCGCCGTCGTCGAACACCAGCGAACCCTTGCCGTTCATCACCCCGACGACGGTGTCGTCGTCGACCTTCTTGAAGTGGTCGAAGACCGGCATGCCGTCGTAGACCATCGTCGCCGTCACCTCACCGCGGAAGACGATCTCCCACAGGCTCGCCTCGCCGCGTCCGGTCTTCGTGTCGGAGAACAACTCGCCGTCCTCGCCGTAGCACACGAGCGGCTGGACCTCGGACACCGACGCGAACGTCTTTCCGTACCACCGCGACGTGCCGAGCAGCGTATGGGTGCGGTGCCCGGTGTCGAAACTGAAGCCCTTCCACCGGTATCCGACGAGATCGTCGATGCGTGCCGGAGCGAGATGCTCCCAGAGGGCATCGAGTTCGCGAGGATCGATCCGGTCGGTGCGGGCGCGCAGTTCCTCGAGTCGCTGGACGACGTTCATGTGTTCCCCTGGATGTCGAAGGTGAGTACGGCTTTGACGACCTCGCCGGAGGTGACAGCGGCGAGAGCGTCGTCGAGTTTCGTGAAATCGAAGGTCTGCACGAGTTCGTCGACGGGGAAACGCCCGTCGCGCCACAGCGCGGCCAGCTCGGGAAGGAACCGGTGGGGATCGACGTCGCCCTCGATGACTCCGGTCAGCGTGCGACCGGACAACAGATGGGTCTGGTCGATCGAGACGGGATTGCGGCCGGCACGCAGTCCGAGGGTGGCGCAGACACCGGGACTGGTCAGAGACGACAGTGCCTGCCGGATCACGGATTCGGTGCCCACGGCCTCCACCGCGTAGTCGGCACCACCGCCGGTGAGACGACGCAGATGGCGTCCGAGGTCGTCGTGATCGTCGGGGGAGAGGACCTCGGTGGCCCCGAGCGATCGCGCGACGCCGTGCCGTCGCGGATTCGGGTCGACGCCGATGATGCTCTCGCACCCGGCGATACGCGCTGCCATCACCGCGGCCGTGCCGACGGCGCCGAGACCGAAGACGACGATCGTCGACCCCTGTTCCGGTCGCAACACCTCGAGAACGGTTCCGGCGCCGGTCGCCAGGCCGCACCCGAGCGGACCCGCCAGTGCCACCGGAACATCCGCCGGCAGACGCACGGCGTTGCGTTCGGTGGCCACGACGAGCGAGGAGAACGACGACTGTCCGAACCAGTTGCCGTGCACCGGTGCTCCGTCGGCGTCGCGGAGCACGGCCGAGCCGTCGGTGCGCACACCGCTGTAGTTGAGCGGGGCGAATCGCGTGCAGTAGGCGTGCCGTCCCCGGGCGCAGTTGCGGCACGTGCGGCACGAGTCGAATCCGAGGACGACTCGGTCGCCGACCGCGAGAGCGGTGACCGCCGAGCCCACTTCGGTGACGACTCCGGCACCCTCGTGTCCCAGTACGACGGGCGTCGGGACGGGAACGCCGCCCGCGGCGGCGGTGAGGTCGGTGTGGCAGATCCCGACCCCGTGGATCTGTACGAGCACTTCCTCGTCGCGCAGTTCGGGCACGGTCACGGTCTCGAGCCGCAGCGGTGCACCGTACTCGCGGAGTACCGCTGCGGTCGCGGTGCGGGTCATCCCACCGCCTCCGGCGAACCGGTGTCGCCGAGCAGCACCGAGAGCATCAGCTGCTGCACCCTGCGCTGCCGGGAGGGGGTGGGCAGGAAGTGCACGAGGTTGCCGGTGTCGAGCACGAGGTTGAGCGCGGCGTGCACGAGGAAGCGGCATTCGACGGCGGGCAGCTCGGGGCGGAGCTCCCCGACCAGACGGGCCCATTCCTCGATGTTGAGCCGCTGGATGTTCCGCAGGTCGCTGCGATGATGCGCGGGCAGGTTGCCGACCTCGGCGAAGTACACCGACATCAGTTCGCTGTTCTCGAACGACATCCGGACATACGCCTCGGTGAGGACGTCGAGGGCCTGCGCGGAGGTCGTCGAGTCGGCGAGCGCTTCGCCGATGATCATCGCGACGCGATCACCGGCCCGGTGGAAGGCGGCGGCGAGCAGATCGGCCTTGCTCGCGAAGTGACGGTAGACGCCGGACGCGTTGATACCTGCCGCAGCACCGATCTCCTCGATGCTCACCTCGTGATAGCCCCGGGCGTCGAAGAGCAGCACGGCCTCGTGCAGGAGGACCTCACGCTTGTTCGCCACGGACAGCCCACCCGGCTCGGGAGTCGGTGCGGGTTCGTCGATGTCGGGCACCAGATCGGTTGCTGCGACCGCTGTGCACGCGTCGAGCAGGAGCTGCTGCAGGCGCCGGTTGGACAGCGGGACGCGGTGAGTGGTGATGGAGCCGATGACGCTGAGCATCGCGCTGCTGAGCAGCACGTAGTCGTCGTCGGTGAGATCGGGCCGCAGCCGCGCGACCGTGCGGGCGAGATGGCGGTTGAGTGCCCGCATCTTCGAGCGGATCTCACTGTGGTCCTCACCCGTGAGGTAGCGGCGTTCCCAGCGGTACAACCCGCCCGTCCGGCGGTTCTCGATCGTGGTGCGGATGAGCGCGAGGAGTTTGCGTTCGAGCTCCTCGGCGGCGTCGAGTCCGGTGCCGTTCGCTCCGCTCTGTTCGTCGAACTCCGCGAGGGCGGAGCCGAGGGCGTCGGCGAGGGTGACCACGGCATGGTGGAACAGGGCGTACTTGTTCGGGAAGTGCCGGTACAGGGCGGGGCCGGAGATGCCGACGGCAGTGGCGATCTCGTCGATGCTCACGCCGTGGTAGCCGCGTTCGCTGAACGCCTCGGCCGCGACCGTGGCGATCTGTGCCTTGCGGTTCTTCGGCCGGCGCCGCACGGTGGGGGTCGGGGTGCCGGTCTTCGCGGCTGTGCGTGCCCCGACCTGCGCTTGTTCGGGCACCCTGCCTCCTCGTCGTGGATCCTGTTTCCTGCCGCGATGTCGCGGTGAATGTTCGTCGGCCTCAAAGGTAACAGTCGCACCCCCTGCGAAGAAACACTACTTTCGGGTAAGAATCGCCAAAACTGCAGGACAGAACGTATTGACAAACCAGCACCCAGACCGCAAAGTTAACACCAATTCTTCAGCTGCGTCACCGCTGGGCGCATACGGAACCGTCACGACAGCGGCACTTTTCGAAGGACCGAGGAGGACTCGTGAGAACCCGATTCACCGAGATTTTCGGGGTGGAGCATCCCATCGTCCAGGGCGGCATGATGTGGGTCGGCCGCGCCGAACTCGTGGCCGCCGTGGCGGAGGCGGGGGCGCTCGGCTTCATCACCGCATTGACCCAGCCCACCCCGGAGGATCTCGTCCGCGAGATCGAACGGACGCGCGAACTCACCGACAAGCCGTTCGGCGTCAACCTCACGATCCTGCCGTCGATCAATCCGCCGCCGTACGCCGAGTACCGCCAGGCGAT harbors:
- a CDS encoding SRPBCC family protein, coding for MAQVSASSSIQLAAAPEAVLTALADYETVRPRILTEHYRDYRVISGGRGDGTVVHWILQATEKRQRDVQATVSVKGSTVTETDANSSLVTTYSVVPNGTGSTVVVLTQWQGAGGVKGFFEKTFAPLGLKKIQQQVLENLKKEVD
- a CDS encoding YbaB/EbfC family nucleoid-associated protein, yielding MPDMQQLLAQAQQMQQQLVAAQNEMAQAEVTGQAGGGLVTATVKGTGEVVSVKIDPKVVDPEDVETLQDLVVGAIADASAKAQEIAAEKLGPLAGGLGGGIPGLPGF
- the recR gene encoding recombination mediator RecR, whose amino-acid sequence is MYEGPVQDLIDELGKLPGVGPKSAQRIAFHLLSVEPPEIDRLQAALQRIRDGVQFCEVCGTVSDQQRCRICSDPRRDRTVICVVEEPKDVQAIERTREFRGRYHVLGGALDPLNGVGPDQLHIRELLTRIGNQEDGVDVSEVIIATDPNTEGEATATYLVRMLRDFPGLSVTRLASGLPMGGDLEFADELTLGRALSGRRAM
- a CDS encoding TetR/AcrR family transcriptional regulator; the encoded protein is MTVRSTEASHRGEPEKRRRTSDETRKLIIDAAGKAFATRPYRDITLKDIAEEAGVSAPLIIKYFGSKEQLYEELVDFQYGAQVLFDGPLESLGERMVAMLARPLEPYKPLSMNILFMSGGSEESNRMLRDNYSAQMVDALAARLPGPDARLRAELAMSAVMGLAIMRRRMMQERATGTVEEVVAMYAPLVQRLLDGDGS
- a CDS encoding MFS transporter; translated protein: MSISLPLRLHVAGRSASAPTRSASGTKKASGPAEKKTRNLRHLVFPVLAVGAVFQAIMQTVMVPLLPSMPGFTGAGPTAVSWLVTSTLLVGAVMTPIFGRLADMIGKKRMLLIAFSLMTLGSLICALTSDIGLLIVARGLQGAGAAVLPIGMAILREVLPREHVERSIAMLSSTLGIGTAVGIPFAAAIVQFADWHLLFWITAAIGAGVALAAWIVIPESDTRTGGRFDAVGAAGLSAALVCLLVPITQGSTWGWTSPAVLLSFAASVLLFVLWGVQQLRNRNPLVDLRVSAHRSVLAPHLSALLVGFAFYGNTLITTQLLQASSEHGAGYDLTILQAAACQLAASFAMMIFAIVASRITERFGPKITIMTGAVFLLAGYSVHAVPGKPLGLVVAAIFVAAIGTSLVYCTLPVLLLGAVPLSQNAAANGVNVLLRTVGSTVCSAVVASVLAAHTLAGGLGIGTAGFVIAYLVCAGCAVVVFVSGFALPSKQALRPVGN
- a CDS encoding oxygenase MpaB family protein, which codes for MTTTPPRTRSRKAAVVAKPEARIEKAGTFPPPNRDPHPKRGRMGWVKVIEELDPVTQHQDIVRITAGYEFPWDYQRSLEFALFRTYCVPSISELLARTGEFEKRPQKRYDDTALLMAELVEHGYDAERGRESLRNINRMHGKYSIDNDDMLYVLSTFVYDPLDWIDRYGWRRLHPKERLASFYFYRQVGIRMGIKDIPESFQEFHRFKLEYEREKFTYSDDNHAIGTYTLRLFQSWYPKVLNKGIEKVVFALIDDRMASAFGFPKSSPQLTEIVEGALRARSAFVRRLPKRRVSLSAGNATNRTYPGYPLGYRPSDLGVEH
- a CDS encoding aldehyde dehydrogenase family protein, with protein sequence MTQNLTSPKNAKSSSDKASTAANTDTFASLDPRNGEVIAEYPIADEAAVGAAVERARVAARWWEAQGFRGRRDWLLEFKKAIASDATSLASVVAKETGKPFGDAFLEVMLAVEHLDWAAKNAKKVLKPRKVPSGVASFNQAATLEYKPLGVIGVIGPWNYPVYTPMGSIAYSLAAGNAVVFKPSELTPGVAKWLEDKWNSIAPTQPVFQVITGLGETGSTLVRSGVDKVAFTGSGPTARKVMAVCAESLTPLVAECGGKDAMIVAADANIDEAVEFAAFGAFGNAGQTCAGVERIYVEEPVYREFLDKLTATVRRAKPGGDENSTYGPMTLPRQVDIVRSHIEDALKSGGKAVLGGLDSVQERIVEPVILTDVPETSAAVCEETFGPTVVVNKVRDLDEAVERANGTDYGLGASIFTRNKKKGRQLAERLRNGMVSVNSVLGFAAIASLPFGGIGESGFGRIHGADGLREFSRPKSVTVAKFRSPLKLMSLERPERDLKISQAMLEFMHGR
- a CDS encoding GntR family transcriptional regulator; this translates as MAAPTRSPGTAADHAAASRRSEGAVRRRPQLSDEVAGHLRGSIMSGALRPGDFIRLDETAVELGVSVTPVREALLTLRGEGMVESAPNRGYRVSPLTRGDIDDIFWLQGQIAVELALRAVDRATPADLERLAELNERLRMLVVIPEGVTPDIERIADAEFDFHRELNRIADSPKLAWFLNTAARTIPYRLYARDAEWGTLAIRSHTKLIEAIAAQDHSEVITQTLVQFEDAAARLVAHRERAGVDSPSG
- a CDS encoding oxygenase MpaB family protein, encoding MTTHAEERVPAVTTDEPEAIPAPLPAGSVELADFVGESMLLLGAGATVLLQLASRGVGYGVADHSSTLQRPLDRLRTTMTYVYAVTLGTPEEKKQIVRMVNKAHVPVRSETYNAFDPELQLWVAATLYRNGVDMYRRMFGPLTDADIERIYRQSAVYGTALQVKDDMWPKTREEFDRYWDEMIATFEVDRKVRSFTRNLLTGGDAPLPVRALMPLQRFMTIGLLPQRMRDEFALPWSPRDQRRFDLFWKVVPPIYRAVPRPIRQLSATYYLNDMRRRMKAHGHVI
- a CDS encoding DUF4334 domain-containing protein, with translation MNVVQRLEELRARTDRIDPRELDALWEHLAPARIDDLVGYRWKGFSFDTGHRTHTLLGTSRWYGKTFASVSEVQPLVCYGEDGELFSDTKTGRGEASLWEIVFRGEVTATMVYDGMPVFDHFKKVDDDTVVGVMNGKGSLVFDDGEHYWFGLERDSAV
- a CDS encoding NAD(P)-dependent alcohol dehydrogenase, producing MTRTATAAVLREYGAPLRLETVTVPELRDEEVLVQIHGVGICHTDLTAAAGGVPVPTPVVLGHEGAGVVTEVGSAVTALAVGDRVVLGFDSCRTCRNCARGRHAYCTRFAPLNYSGVRTDGSAVLRDADGAPVHGNWFGQSSFSSLVVATERNAVRLPADVPVALAGPLGCGLATGAGTVLEVLRPEQGSTIVVFGLGAVGTAAVMAARIAGCESIIGVDPNPRRHGVARSLGATEVLSPDDHDDLGRHLRRLTGGGADYAVEAVGTESVIRQALSSLTSPGVCATLGLRAGRNPVSIDQTHLLSGRTLTGVIEGDVDPHRFLPELAALWRDGRFPVDELVQTFDFTKLDDALAAVTSGEVVKAVLTFDIQGNT